Proteins from a single region of Acidimicrobiales bacterium:
- a CDS encoding ABC transporter ATP-binding protein has protein sequence MDPDRVQSGLIPARPLTRLLRERLGPYKRTIALMLLLQSIQTTASLILPTLNAHIIDNGILPHNEGYIRRMGAVMVGFSLVQICFAVAAVYLGAKVAMGFGRDIRGVMFHQVTGFSAREVGTFGAPSLITRITNDVQQVQLLVVMAATMAIAAPITMVVGIIAAMRQDLGLSAILAISVPVAAGVLGFLVSRMVPAFRLMQERIDQINRVLREQITGIRVVRAFVREPQERARFAIANGELTDTSLRASRLMAAMFPTVNLVINASSIAVLALGAGRIQAGHMQVGSLVAYLSYLIQILMSVVMATFMISMIPRASVSAGRIQEVGETPSTVVAPAAPLRPARGELDVEFRGVGFHYPGAEHAVLNGISFTTLPGQTTAIVGSTGAGKTTLVQLVPRLFDATEGSVMVGGVDVRDLDTKLLWSVVGLVPQRPYLFSGTVASNLAYGKPDATEAEMWEALEVAQAADFVRLMPGGLEARIDQGGTNVSGGQRQRLAIARALVRRPDIYLFDDSFSALDLTTDARLRAALKPYTASSVVLIVAQRVSTIISADRIVVLEDGEIVGMGTDAELRSSCPTYAEIVQSQLGEREPA, from the coding sequence ATGGACCCCGACCGGGTACAGAGTGGGCTGATCCCTGCCCGGCCCCTGACCCGGTTGCTGCGCGAGCGCCTCGGCCCGTACAAGCGGACGATCGCGCTGATGTTGCTCTTGCAGTCGATCCAGACGACCGCGAGCCTGATCCTCCCGACACTCAACGCGCACATCATCGACAACGGCATCCTTCCCCACAACGAGGGATACATCCGCCGGATGGGGGCTGTGATGGTTGGCTTCTCCCTCGTCCAGATCTGCTTTGCAGTCGCCGCTGTCTACCTGGGAGCCAAGGTGGCGATGGGTTTCGGCCGCGACATCCGGGGCGTCATGTTCCACCAGGTGACCGGCTTCTCGGCGCGCGAGGTAGGAACGTTCGGCGCACCCTCCCTCATCACTCGGATTACCAACGACGTGCAGCAGGTGCAGCTGCTCGTCGTGATGGCGGCCACGATGGCCATCGCCGCGCCGATCACGATGGTGGTCGGGATCATCGCAGCGATGCGGCAGGATCTCGGGCTGTCCGCGATCCTGGCCATCAGCGTGCCGGTGGCCGCCGGCGTACTCGGCTTCCTCGTCTCGCGGATGGTTCCCGCCTTCCGGCTGATGCAGGAGCGAATCGACCAGATCAACCGGGTCCTGCGGGAGCAGATAACCGGTATCCGGGTTGTGCGGGCGTTCGTCCGCGAGCCGCAGGAGAGAGCCCGCTTCGCCATCGCCAACGGGGAGCTCACAGACACGTCCCTCAGGGCCAGCCGGCTCATGGCAGCGATGTTCCCCACCGTCAACCTTGTCATCAACGCGTCCAGCATCGCCGTGCTGGCGCTCGGCGCCGGCCGTATCCAGGCCGGCCACATGCAGGTCGGGTCACTGGTGGCCTACCTGAGCTACCTGATTCAGATCCTCATGTCCGTCGTCATGGCCACCTTCATGATCTCGATGATCCCGCGGGCGTCCGTGTCCGCGGGACGGATCCAGGAGGTTGGCGAAACGCCGTCCACCGTGGTAGCGCCCGCCGCTCCGCTCAGGCCGGCGCGCGGCGAGCTGGACGTCGAGTTCCGCGGGGTGGGGTTCCACTACCCCGGAGCGGAGCACGCCGTGTTGAACGGCATCAGCTTCACGACGCTGCCAGGGCAGACGACCGCGATCGTCGGGAGCACCGGCGCCGGCAAGACCACACTCGTCCAGCTGGTGCCGCGGCTGTTCGACGCCACCGAGGGTTCCGTGATGGTAGGCGGTGTCGACGTACGCGACCTCGACACAAAGCTGCTGTGGTCGGTGGTGGGCCTGGTCCCGCAGCGGCCGTACCTCTTCTCGGGCACCGTGGCCTCGAACCTCGCCTACGGGAAACCTGACGCGACGGAAGCCGAGATGTGGGAGGCGCTCGAGGTGGCGCAGGCGGCGGACTTCGTGCGCCTCATGCCGGGCGGCCTCGAGGCCCGAATCGACCAGGGTGGCACAAACGTGTCGGGCGGCCAGCGCCAGCGGCTGGCGATCGCACGGGCTCTCGTACGCAGACCGGACATCTACCTCTTCGACGATTCGTTTTCCGCGCTCGACCTCACGACCGACGCCAGGCTGCGCGCCGCGTTGAAGCCGTACACCGCTTCGAGCGTCGTGTTGATAGTCGCGCAGAGGGTGTCCACCATCATCTCGGCCGACCGGATCGTCGTGCTCGAGGACGGCGAGATCGTCGGCATGGGGACCGACGCGGAGCTGCGAAGCAGCTGTCCCACCTACGCGGAGATCGTCCAGTCACAACTCGGTGAGCGGGAGCCGGCATGA